In one window of Chryseobacterium phocaeense DNA:
- a CDS encoding T9SS type A sorting domain-containing protein: protein MKKLLFCLSLFATTLAFAQNDDCTGATVLAVGTDFATGVVTSTNVGATTDSQSSCNDEAADNVWFSVTVPASGNLKIETRELSGSLFDDSILTVYDGTCSSLNEIDCDDDGGTGTFSMISLTGQTPGATLYVSVSKYDADTDNGEFQISAYDPLPPANDNCSGAVALTVGSDFTSGAINSTNLGATTDGTEPSCNSDAVENVWFSVTVPASGNLKIETREFSGSAFDDSSITVYSGTCGSLTEVGCYGDGGFSAVTLTGQTPGATLYVSVWKYASYIDNGEFQISAYEFVPIANDACSGATPLTVGADFDSGAITSTNVDASTDGTEPSCNNDAADNVWFSVVVPASGNLKIETREVSGSLFDDSSITVYSGTCGSLTEVGCNGDGGFSAVSLTGQTPGATLYVSVWKYASYIDNGEFQISAYEFVPIANDNCSGATPLTVGTDFDSGTITVTNVDASTDGAAPSCNTDAVDNVWFSVVVPASGNISIETREVNGSEFGDTTLSIYGGSCGSLTEIECNDDGGDGLFSLISLTGQTPGETLYVSVAKYDSGETSGEFQVSAYDSTQLSTHEVADNSKKISIAPNPFTDRITISDVSEVKSLSVTDTSGRLVKTIEKPSASLYLGDLKQGMYFITLKMNNGSVKTVKAIKK from the coding sequence ATGAAAAAACTATTATTTTGTTTGTCATTGTTTGCGACTACGTTGGCATTTGCACAAAATGACGATTGTACAGGAGCAACAGTGCTCGCTGTAGGCACGGATTTCGCCACCGGTGTGGTTACTTCCACCAATGTGGGAGCAACTACTGACTCACAGTCATCATGTAATGATGAGGCTGCCGATAATGTTTGGTTTAGTGTAACAGTTCCAGCCAGCGGAAATCTTAAGATAGAAACCCGTGAGCTTTCCGGATCTTTATTTGATGATTCAATACTCACCGTGTACGATGGAACCTGTAGTTCTTTAAATGAGATTGATTGTGATGATGACGGGGGTACCGGCACTTTCTCAATGATCTCATTAACCGGACAAACGCCGGGAGCTACCTTATACGTAAGTGTATCTAAATATGATGCCGATACAGATAACGGGGAATTCCAGATTTCAGCATATGATCCTTTACCGCCTGCTAATGATAATTGCTCAGGAGCTGTTGCATTAACGGTAGGTTCAGATTTCACTTCGGGAGCAATTAATTCCACAAATTTAGGTGCCACTACCGACGGAACAGAGCCAAGTTGTAATTCTGACGCGGTGGAGAATGTATGGTTTAGCGTAACGGTTCCCGCAAGCGGAAATCTTAAGATAGAAACCAGAGAATTTTCCGGGTCTGCATTTGATGATTCATCTATCACGGTATATAGTGGTACCTGTGGTTCTTTAACAGAAGTTGGCTGTTATGGTGACGGAGGATTTTCAGCGGTAACCTTAACAGGACAGACTCCGGGAGCAACACTTTACGTAAGTGTATGGAAATATGCCTCTTATATCGATAATGGAGAATTCCAGATTTCAGCGTATGAGTTTGTACCCATTGCCAATGATGCCTGTTCAGGGGCTACTCCGTTAACGGTAGGAGCTGATTTCGATTCAGGAGCCATTACTTCCACCAACGTAGATGCCAGTACAGATGGCACAGAGCCGAGCTGTAATAATGACGCAGCAGACAATGTATGGTTTAGTGTAGTGGTTCCGGCAAGTGGAAATCTTAAGATAGAAACCAGAGAAGTCAGCGGATCTTTATTTGATGATTCATCAATTACTGTGTATAGTGGAACCTGTGGTTCTTTAACAGAAGTTGGATGTAATGGTGACGGAGGATTCTCAGCGGTATCATTAACCGGGCAGACTCCGGGAGCAACGCTTTACGTAAGTGTATGGAAATATGCCTCTTATATCGATAATGGAGAATTCCAGATTTCAGCGTATGAGTTTGTACCCATTGCCAACGATAACTGTTCAGGGGCTACCCCATTAACAGTAGGAACGGATTTTGATTCAGGAACAATTACTGTGACCAATGTTGATGCCAGTACAGACGGTGCAGCACCATCCTGCAACACAGATGCTGTGGATAATGTATGGTTTAGTGTAGTGGTTCCGGCAAGCGGAAACATCAGTATAGAAACGAGAGAAGTTAACGGATCTGAATTTGGAGATACTACCCTTTCCATCTATGGTGGAAGCTGTGGATCTTTAACAGAAATTGAGTGTAATGATGACGGAGGTGATGGACTTTTCTCCCTGATCTCATTAACCGGACAGACTCCAGGCGAAACCCTGTATGTAAGTGTAGCGAAATATGATTCGGGCGAAACCAGCGGAGAATTCCAGGTTTCAGCGTATGACAGTACTCAGCTGTCTACTCATGAAGTGGCTGATAACTCTAAAAAGATCAGCATTGCTCCTAACCCGTTCACAGATCGTATTACCATTTCGGATGTATCCGAAGTAAAATCACTTAGCGTTACAGATACTTCAGGAAGACTGGTTAAAACAATTGAAAAACCTTCTGCATCACTCTATCTTGGTGATTTAAAACAAGGAATGTATTTTATCACCCTTAAAATGAATAACGGTAGTGTAAAAACAGTAAAAGCCATCAAAAAATAA